The following coding sequences are from one Methanococcoides orientis window:
- the gltA gene encoding NADPH-dependent glutamate synthase, which produces MSITQEMPEQPADERIHNFEEVALGYTEEQAMLEAERCLECKTPKCVEGCPVNIDIPGFVSKMKEGNFEEAIGVIKKTNTLPAVCGRVCPQEEQCEKLCILGKKSEPISIGRLERFCADREREAGVKDPVVAESTGKKVAIVGTGPAGLTAASDLAKAGHSVTMFEALHEAGGVLIYGIPEFRLPKAIVKEEVEYIMKLGAELKVDYVIGRIKTLDQLEDEFDAVFLGTGAGLPKFMGIEGENLNGVYSANEFLTRVNLMKAYRFPESDTPIKRGSHVIVVGGGNVAMDAARSARRLGADEVSIVYRRSDEELPARREEIEHAKEEGIIFRLLNNPVRILEGENMSVNGVECIKMELGEPDESGRRRPVAVEGSEHVIDADIVIIAIGTSPNPIIFDGSKGLEVTPWGTIVVNEAGVTSLEGVCAGGDAVTGAATVISAMGAGKQAAETINDYLSK; this is translated from the coding sequence ATGTCAATAACACAGGAAATGCCTGAACAACCTGCTGATGAACGTATTCATAACTTTGAAGAGGTTGCATTAGGCTACACCGAAGAGCAGGCTATGCTTGAAGCAGAACGTTGCCTCGAATGCAAAACACCAAAGTGTGTGGAAGGTTGCCCTGTGAACATCGACATTCCTGGCTTTGTCTCTAAGATGAAAGAAGGCAATTTCGAGGAAGCTATCGGTGTTATCAAGAAAACGAACACCCTTCCTGCAGTTTGCGGCCGTGTGTGTCCGCAGGAAGAGCAGTGTGAGAAGCTCTGTATCCTTGGCAAGAAGAGTGAACCTATTTCCATTGGACGTCTTGAAAGATTCTGTGCGGACCGTGAGCGCGAGGCAGGTGTAAAGGATCCAGTGGTAGCCGAGTCAACCGGCAAGAAAGTTGCTATCGTAGGTACCGGTCCTGCCGGGCTTACTGCAGCATCGGATCTTGCAAAGGCAGGTCATTCTGTGACCATGTTCGAAGCTCTGCATGAGGCTGGTGGCGTATTGATCTATGGTATCCCTGAATTCAGGCTTCCAAAGGCAATTGTAAAGGAAGAGGTTGAATACATCATGAAGCTCGGAGCGGAACTTAAGGTCGACTATGTGATCGGTCGCATAAAGACCCTTGACCAGCTCGAGGATGAGTTTGATGCAGTTTTCCTTGGAACCGGTGCAGGTCTTCCAAAGTTCATGGGTATCGAGGGAGAGAACCTGAACGGTGTTTACTCTGCAAATGAGTTCCTGACCCGCGTTAACCTGATGAAAGCATACCGTTTCCCTGAATCTGATACTCCTATCAAACGAGGAAGCCATGTCATCGTGGTTGGTGGCGGCAATGTTGCAATGGATGCAGCACGCAGTGCTCGAAGGCTTGGTGCTGATGAGGTCAGCATTGTGTACAGACGCAGTGATGAAGAACTTCCTGCAAGGCGCGAGGAGATCGAGCATGCAAAGGAGGAGGGTATCATCTTCCGTCTTCTGAACAACCCTGTTCGCATCCTTGAAGGTGAGAACATGTCCGTCAATGGTGTGGAATGTATCAAGATGGAGCTTGGCGAACCGGATGAATCGGGCCGTAGGCGACCTGTGGCAGTGGAAGGCTCTGAGCATGTGATCGATGCAGATATTGTGATCATTGCGATCGGTACTTCTCCTAATCCTATAATCTTTGATGGTTCAAAAGGCCTTGAGGTCACTCCATGGGGAACCATTGTTGTGAACGAGGCTGGTGTGACCTCCCTTGAAGGGGTCTGCGCAGGTGGGGATGCTGTGACCGGTGCGGCTACAGTTATCAGTGCGATGGGTGCAGGCAAACAGGCTGCAGAGACCATCAACGATTACCTTTCAAAATAA
- a CDS encoding sulfide/dihydroorotate dehydrogenase-like FAD/NAD-binding protein: MAYKIVEKRQLVPDVHLMNIEAPDVAAAAKPGQFIILRIDEEGERIPLTIADYDVDEGFVTIIFQEMGKTTKQLAKMAAGDELQDFVGPLGKASEIEKIGTVVLVGGGVGIAPVYPQARAYREIGNKVISIIGARNESLLILEGEMKAVSDELLVATDDGSKGHHGFVTDLVKELLDGDEKIDRIVAIGPPIMMRAVAGVTDPYDVETIVSLNPIMVDGTGMCGGCRVNIGGETKFACVDGPEFNAKDVDFNLLMSRLSLYRKEEMESLDTYKKGCGDDCKCQ; this comes from the coding sequence ATGGCATACAAAATAGTAGAGAAACGTCAGTTGGTGCCGGATGTGCACCTGATGAATATCGAGGCTCCTGATGTGGCTGCGGCTGCAAAGCCCGGTCAGTTCATTATTCTTCGTATTGATGAAGAGGGTGAAAGGATCCCTCTGACAATTGCAGATTATGATGTAGACGAGGGTTTTGTTACTATTATCTTCCAGGAAATGGGCAAAACAACAAAACAACTCGCTAAAATGGCTGCAGGGGATGAGCTTCAGGACTTCGTAGGTCCTCTGGGCAAAGCATCCGAGATAGAAAAAATCGGCACTGTAGTGCTTGTGGGTGGAGGGGTTGGAATTGCTCCTGTTTATCCTCAGGCAAGGGCATACCGCGAGATCGGTAACAAGGTGATCTCCATAATTGGTGCTCGCAACGAAAGCCTGCTTATCCTTGAAGGTGAGATGAAGGCTGTAAGTGACGAGCTTCTTGTGGCAACGGATGATGGTTCTAAAGGTCACCACGGTTTTGTCACAGACCTTGTCAAGGAACTCCTCGATGGTGATGAGAAGATAGACAGGATCGTAGCCATTGGTCCTCCTATAATGATGCGTGCAGTTGCAGGTGTCACTGATCCTTATGATGTGGAGACCATTGTAAGCCTTAACCCGATCATGGTGGATGGTACTGGTATGTGCGGCGGATGCCGTGTGAACATTGGTGGCGAGACCAAGTTCGCATGTGTGGATGGTCCTGAGTTCAATGCAAAGGATGTTGACTTCAACCTTCTCATGAGCCGCTTATCATTATATCGCAAAGAGGAAATGGAATCTCTTGATACTTATAAAAAAGGCTGCGGGGATGATTGCAAATGTCAATAA
- a CDS encoding methionine adenosyltransferase encodes MIRNIKVEHLHETPIEKQEIELVERKGIGHPDSISDGLAEAVSRALCKEYINKCGTVLHHNTDETQIVAGRSNPQFGGGEVTKPIYTLLVGRATKTFDGMEIPVEAVALEAARDYVRNTIVDMDMERDMIIDCKLGTGSSDLRDVFHRDHVPMANDTSFGVGHAPFSELEQIVYNTERQLLTDLKKKKIPGIGEDIKVMGLRDKDDISLTICCGMVGKHIDDMDHYINAKEEMTEYVLDLATKYTERNVFAHINTADDVEGGCDCVFLTVTGTSAEMGDDGSVGRGNRSNGLITPNRPMSMEATSGKNPINHIGKIYNILSTQMARDVVSAVDEVSDVHVKLLSQIGQPIDQPLVANARIIPEEGANFANIRSEAEVVIDDWLENITKITDMVVNGDVMTF; translated from the coding sequence ATGATACGAAATATCAAAGTTGAACACCTTCACGAGACCCCAATCGAGAAGCAGGAAATCGAACTTGTAGAAAGAAAAGGTATAGGTCATCCGGACAGTATCAGTGATGGTCTGGCAGAGGCTGTAAGCCGTGCCCTCTGTAAGGAATACATCAACAAGTGCGGTACAGTACTTCACCACAACACTGATGAGACTCAGATCGTTGCAGGAAGGTCTAACCCTCAGTTCGGTGGCGGAGAGGTCACCAAGCCTATCTATACTCTCCTTGTAGGAAGGGCAACCAAGACATTCGATGGCATGGAGATCCCTGTTGAGGCAGTTGCTCTTGAAGCTGCACGTGACTATGTCCGAAACACCATTGTTGACATGGATATGGAGCGCGACATGATCATCGACTGTAAGCTTGGAACCGGGTCTTCTGATCTCAGGGATGTTTTCCACAGGGACCATGTGCCCATGGCAAACGACACATCATTTGGTGTAGGTCATGCTCCTTTCTCAGAACTTGAGCAGATCGTTTACAATACCGAGAGGCAGCTTCTTACCGATCTTAAAAAGAAGAAGATCCCTGGAATTGGTGAAGATATCAAAGTAATGGGCCTGAGGGACAAAGACGATATTTCCCTTACCATCTGCTGTGGTATGGTGGGAAAGCACATTGATGATATGGACCACTATATCAATGCAAAGGAAGAGATGACCGAGTATGTCCTTGACCTTGCTACCAAGTATACTGAAAGGAATGTATTCGCCCATATCAATACTGCGGATGATGTTGAAGGTGGATGCGACTGTGTTTTCCTTACCGTTACAGGAACCTCTGCAGAGATGGGTGACGATGGTTCAGTCGGACGTGGAAACCGTTCTAACGGTCTCATCACTCCAAACAGGCCAATGAGCATGGAAGCAACAAGTGGTAAGAATCCGATCAATCACATTGGTAAGATCTACAATATCCTGTCCACACAGATGGCAAGAGATGTCGTAAGTGCAGTGGATGAGGTCAGCGATGTTCATGTGAAGTTGCTCTCTCAGATAGGACAGCCTATTGACCAGCCATTGGTGGCAAATGCCCGTATTATTCCTGAAGAAGGTGCAAACTTCGCTAACATAAGGTCTGAGGCAGAAGTTGTCATTGATGACTGGCTTGAGAACATTACAAAGATCACTGATATGGTCGTCAACGGCGACGTCATGACCTTCTGA
- the hisG gene encoding ATP phosphoribosyltransferase, with amino-acid sequence MIRIAIPNKGRLHDPTVELFKEAGLPVLGGSNRKLFAKTTDPEITFLFARAADIPEYVQDGAADVGITGLDLISETESDVEILLDLKYGGADLVLAVPEDSEISSSKDLEGMRVATEFPGITSRYFENMGVDIDVVKVSGACEMTPHVGIADAIVDISSSGTTLTMNHLKMIEKVFTSSIYLIANHKTLEAEEKIQHIKTALESVLHAKQKRYLMMNVPSDKLEKVKEELPGLAGPTIMKVESKKDIMAVHAVVDADIIFATINKLKTAGAFDILVVPIERMIP; translated from the coding sequence ATGATACGTATTGCAATACCCAACAAAGGGAGATTACACGACCCCACAGTAGAACTGTTCAAAGAAGCAGGACTTCCGGTACTCGGAGGATCTAACAGAAAACTGTTCGCAAAGACCACAGACCCGGAAATAACCTTCCTTTTCGCAAGGGCTGCAGACATTCCTGAATATGTACAGGATGGTGCCGCAGATGTAGGCATCACCGGACTTGATCTTATATCTGAGACCGAATCAGATGTAGAGATCCTGCTTGACCTGAAATATGGAGGAGCAGACCTTGTACTCGCTGTTCCGGAAGATTCGGAGATATCATCTTCAAAGGATCTCGAAGGCATGCGAGTAGCAACTGAATTCCCGGGAATCACATCCAGATACTTTGAGAACATGGGAGTGGATATCGATGTTGTAAAGGTTAGCGGCGCCTGTGAAATGACACCACACGTAGGCATTGCTGACGCAATTGTGGACATTTCAAGCTCCGGAACAACACTCACCATGAATCATCTGAAGATGATCGAAAAAGTATTTACTTCATCCATCTACCTCATAGCCAACCATAAAACACTGGAAGCAGAGGAGAAGATCCAGCATATCAAGACAGCTCTTGAAAGCGTCCTCCATGCCAAGCAGAAGAGGTACCTGATGATGAATGTGCCATCTGACAAGCTTGAGAAAGTAAAAGAAGAACTTCCCGGACTTGCCGGCCCTACGATAATGAAAGTGGAATCCAAGAAGGATATTATGGCAGTCCATGCTGTAGTCGATGCAGACATTATATTTGCCACTATCAACAAGCTCAAAACTGCAGGCGCATTTGACATACTGGTCGTACCTATTGAGAGAATGATTCCCTGA
- the hisA gene encoding 1-(5-phosphoribosyl)-5-[(5-phosphoribosylamino)methylideneamino]imidazole-4-carboxamide isomerase, with the protein MSFEVIPAVDMKGGKCVQLVQGVPGSEMVSLDDPVQVALDWVSQGAKTLHLIDLDGAIEGTRTNAPIIRNIVEKCKPQGIYIQVGGGIRSFEDATTLLEIGVDRVILSTAALKDPELISKLSAEFGSDSINVALDSKNGKISIEGWTKESEHTAVEMGSLFEEKGAGTILFTNIDTEGLLSGVDPKPTEELVKAVNIPVIASGGVTTLEDIITLKNTGASGVVVGSALYKKNFTLTEAINTITNEI; encoded by the coding sequence ATGAGCTTTGAAGTTATCCCTGCAGTTGATATGAAAGGTGGGAAATGTGTCCAACTTGTCCAGGGCGTCCCCGGAAGCGAAATGGTTTCCCTTGATGACCCCGTACAAGTTGCTCTTGATTGGGTGTCACAGGGAGCAAAGACATTGCACCTTATCGACCTTGACGGTGCGATCGAAGGAACTCGCACAAATGCACCAATCATCAGGAACATCGTAGAAAAATGCAAGCCACAGGGCATCTACATACAGGTCGGCGGAGGCATACGTTCCTTTGAGGATGCTACCACACTACTCGAGATCGGTGTTGACAGGGTCATCCTCAGTACTGCTGCATTAAAAGATCCCGAACTTATCAGCAAGCTTTCTGCTGAATTTGGAAGTGACAGCATCAATGTTGCCCTGGATTCGAAGAACGGGAAGATCTCCATCGAAGGCTGGACAAAAGAGTCCGAGCACACAGCAGTGGAGATGGGATCCCTGTTCGAAGAGAAGGGAGCTGGCACCATATTGTTCACCAATATAGACACAGAGGGGCTTTTGAGCGGAGTTGACCCTAAACCAACTGAAGAGCTTGTAAAAGCCGTTAACATACCAGTGATCGCATCTGGCGGAGTCACAACACTTGAGGACATAATAACCCTAAAGAACACAGGAGCAAGCGGGGTTGTTGTAGGAAGTGCCCTCTACAAGAAAAATTTCACATTGACGGAAGCAATAAATACGATCACTAATGAAATTTAA
- the hisB gene encoding imidazoleglycerol-phosphate dehydratase HisB, translating to MRNAKIERKTKETDIRMELDLDGTGLSEINTGIGFFDHMFTSFARHGSFDLKIDATGDLIVDEHHLIEDTAIVLGQAIAKAVGDKNGIARFGEARIPMDEALADVVLDLGGRTYLVMNTEFESARVGEMNTQLVRHFFESLTENAKMNLHATVTGYNDHHKIEALFKAFAYALRRAVKVEGEGIKSTKGVL from the coding sequence ATGAGAAATGCAAAGATCGAACGAAAGACAAAAGAGACGGACATTCGCATGGAACTTGACCTGGACGGCACAGGGTTATCAGAGATCAATACAGGGATCGGGTTCTTTGACCATATGTTCACGTCCTTTGCAAGGCATGGAAGTTTTGATCTGAAGATCGACGCAACCGGCGACCTGATCGTTGATGAACACCACCTCATAGAAGATACTGCTATTGTCCTTGGCCAGGCGATCGCAAAAGCAGTCGGCGATAAGAACGGGATCGCAAGATTCGGAGAGGCACGCATACCCATGGATGAAGCCCTGGCAGATGTGGTCCTTGATCTGGGCGGTCGAACTTACCTTGTGATGAATACCGAATTCGAATCAGCACGCGTGGGAGAGATGAATACACAGCTGGTCAGGCATTTCTTTGAGTCTTTAACAGAGAATGCAAAAATGAACCTGCATGCAACTGTTACAGGCTACAATGACCACCACAAGATAGAGGCACTTTTCAAAGCCTTTGCCTATGCACTACGCCGTGCAGTAAAAGTCGAAGGTGAAGGTATCAAAAGCACAAAAGGCGTGCTTTAA